One genomic region from Candidatus Schekmanbacteria bacterium encodes:
- the rplU gene encoding 50S ribosomal protein L21: protein MYAVVQTGGKQYTVSPGDLIKVEKIEGKPGDTIVLNEVLFVSDGKETKIGNPFVENASVNAELVETVKDKKVIVFKFKRRKNYRRKKGHRQIVSLLKIKEINS, encoded by the coding sequence GTGTATGCTGTAGTGCAAACAGGGGGTAAACAATATACTGTTTCTCCCGGAGATTTAATAAAGGTAGAAAAGATTGAGGGAAAGCCCGGAGATACAATCGTCTTGAATGAAGTCCTTTTTGTCAGTGATGGTAAAGAGACAAAGATAGGCAACCCTTTTGTGGAGAATGCAAGTGTAAATGCTGAACTCGTGGAAACTGTAAAAGATAAAAAAGTAATTGTCTTTAAGTTTAAAAGACGAAAAAATTATCGCAGAAAAAAGGGACACAGACAAATAGTTTCTTTGCTAAAAATAAAAGAGATTAATTCATAA